Part of the Flavobacterium alkalisoli genome is shown below.
TAAGTTGGTTGTACTTCACAAAGTTGTTTACAATCTCAGGCTTCTTAAATTTGCTGTCCGGGATAGTTAATATTTGTCCCGGAACAAGAGCTGAAGTTATTGACAGGTTGTTAGCCAGAGCCAATTCAAAAACTGCCTGAGCATTGCCAAGCTCCTGAACCGCTATATCAAAAAGGCTTTGATTATTGGATATTGTCACCGTTTTTTGTGCCATCAAACTCAAACCATTTGTTAAACTTCCTTAGTACTACTCCGTGCAGGCCTTTTGCTTCAGCATAGCCCAACGCTGATAAATTTTCCAAATAAGATATAACCATCTGAAACACGATGCCTACAAACACAATGTAGTATAGCCATCCGAATGGGTTAATCTCAAATCCTACTATTACTTTTGACTCCATCTTTGAGGCAAAGGTGTACAGCAGTGCAAGTATCTGTATATACACGCCAATCTTTAAAAACATCCTACCCAGCTTGCGGCTCTGGATGCGCTCACCCTTCTTCTTTAAAGCGACCTTTATGCCTGTTTGAAACTCAGCAGCGCACAGCCAAACAAAAGCTCCCACAACCATGATATCAAGCCCCAAAGAACCCTCTATAAACTCTCTTATTGTGCCAAGCGACACTATTAAAGGGAGTGTTACTTTTAGGTTCTTCATGTAAAACAGCTTAAACACCGTTGTACACAGGTCGTTTGTATTGGCATAACCAAAACCTTTAAGCAGGTAATTTAAATGCTCTATAAGCTTCATACTTTTATGATAAGATTATTAAAATCATTACTGATTTCAGGGTTAGCGTAACCATCCATCTGTAATTGTAATGTAAGGTCACGTACAAATTTTTGTTTGCTTGCGGTTGATTTCTTGAGATACTTTGACGCTCCAAAACCAACTAAAGGAAATTGTTTATACTCTCCCGGATGCGCTAAAAAAATACAGTTAACGTGCTGTTGGTCACTTTGTATTATAGCAAAGTCCCCGTTTTCAGTCATCAGGTCAAAGTTTTCGTCCAGGGCTATATCCTTATTCATGTTTATTCTACTTTACCGTTTAATAGCGCACCGCCGTTAGATGGGCAAAGACCCACAACAGTACCGCTCTTAACATACACCTCAATAGCATCGGCCAACTGCTGTGCAACTGTCTCAACGTTGCTACTGGTGGTAGGGTTATTAAATATGGTTATCAAGGTTTGAATTAATGTTGGTTTGTCTAATCCCATTACTCTATCAGTATTTTATTAAGTTTGGTTTTGTTAGTGTCAGTTATGCTCTGTTTTATTTGTGTTATCACCGGAACATTAGGCGTTACACCCACAGAAACAACTATCTTGTTAACCTCGTCGCATAAAGCTCCGAATCCGTCCTGAAATTGGTTTAAAACCGTTTTAAGGTTCTCTCCCTGATTGGTTATCCTTACACCTTCTTCCTGAAGGTCAAAAACAAGCGCACCAATTTTTACATTTATCGTTTCGACTTCTGAGCAGGCCAGTAAGAAAGCTTCGCTAACATCATTCTCAATAATAGCACACAATACTTCGCTACCAACCTTCGGAACAACTTTAAACTTATTGGCCTGCTCCTCATCGATAATTGCATGAAAGCGCACATCTAACAAGTCCGGCAGGTCTGTCCGGGAAACATCTAAAACATTATCCCGTACCTCTTTTACAGTTCCGGACACTACCGTCATAATAAGCTGCTTCTTTACAAGAGCTTCAACGGCCTGCTTAAAAGTCTCTAACATTTAAAACTGTTTTAAAGTCTTTTTAAAATCCCTGTATTTCTTATACAGCCATCTTACTATTACTACCGCAATGAGAACCAGTATCGCTGCCCACCAGTACGACCATAAGCTCACAGGTTCACTATGTACAAACTTATTGTCGCTTTCCTGCTTAATCTCGGTAGAACCTTCGCTCTCAAAATCTGAAGCTTTGGCCACATCATTTTGTTTTTGAGTCTGCTCTTTGGCCGTCTCTGTAGATGCTTCCTTTTTGGTAGTTTCTTCCTTAGAGTTTGTCAGCTCTACTTCAGCATTTGTAAAGACTGTTTTACGGCCTTCAGGGTCTTCCACTGTCATTGGCTTATCCTTATCGATTGGGGTAAGCTTAACACCGGATGCAGTCACTGTACTTTGCGTATTGCTTTCTGATGCTTGCGTTTTTTCAGTATTCTTTTCTTCAGACGATCTGTCTGTTTCCGTTTGGCTCAGGCTACTTTTTTGCTCTTGGTTAAGCTCAAGTTCCTGACTCTCTTTGGCCACTTGCCGGGTTTTACATCCGTACATAATGAACACGGCCATGAAGGATAATACTATTAACTTTTTCATGGCTTCATTTCAAAATGGTTAGCATCCCAACCCCAGTCATACCCGGCAACGTTATCCGGGTGCAGTGATTTCCATTTTTCTGCAAGAGGCTTGTAAGGCTCTCTTTGGGATTGATAAACACCATTAACAAACAGGTTAAGGTCTATTGCAAGTTTGTCCTGATGTCTGCTGTGTGTTGTTTTAGTCAGCCCTTTTTTCAGGTATATTTGTTGTTGTTCCTCAGTTCTTAACAGTTCGCCTGCTGTAAGCTCGTAACCGTTCTCATAAGCCCAAAGAATCAAGAGGGCGACATTTTTTAAGAATATACTTTGCTTTTTTCTCATAACTTCATTCCTAATGTATTGGTTCTTTTAAATCCGTCATTGCCATTAAAATCAATAGTAACGGCCTCTATCAAGTATTTACCCGCACGCTCACTATTCTCATAGTTAGGGTCGGTAATAAAAACACCGTCTCCGGGTTTGGTTCGTGGTACTCCCCATGTTGGAATACTTCCTCTGTAGCCGTCAAAGCTCAGGGACTTGTATGTCTTTTCGGTTAGGTTCTTCAGCTCGTCAAGTGTCTTGTTGGTAAAATGCAGTGTGCGCACAGCTCCAAGCTTATCGCCAAAGTCATAGGTTAAACGGCCGCCTTTCCTGTTGAGGGATATTCCTTTGAGTAGTACTCGTATATCCTCTTTTCTCAGGAACTTGAGTTCGTTAGCCTCATTAGCCCTTACATTGCGGTTTATGTTTACCTGATGTACCGCTATGGGTGCAACATCAATCATAAACCCAACAGTAAGCACACCGCTTTTAAAGTAACTGTGCAGGCCGTAACTGGATTTTAAACCCTCAAGTATTTTGTATGCTGAGGCATTGGACAAAGTGAACTTTCCGAGGTTAATGTCATCAATAACATTATAAGTATAACCCGGAGCAATGTATTTTAAAAGCTGTAGGAGCGTTACATTAGGGAACACCTTTGTATAACTGGTGCGCTTTAAATGCCACATTTCGTCCTCACAGTCAATTTCGAGCGGTATGTCAGCCCCAATGGAGCTGACAACACCCGAAAACTCCTCCTCATTGTCTCCGTCATAACCCAATTTAATGCTAACGGCATCACCTGCCTTAATGAACTCGGTAATGTTCTTTCGGGCAATCGACTCAACGCTCCCGTTAACAATGGCCGAGTTGTATTCACGTGGCAGGATGATTTTAGCCGTTTTTGTCTGGTTCTTTATACTTTGTTCAATGTGTATGTTGTTAACCCTGTCAAACCTTACATTCCCTATCGTAACCTCGCAGGTCATGTTATAAAACAGATAGTTCATTATGCGTTGGGATTTATAAGGGTAAACGTCACTGGCTCAATACTGCGGGCTATAAGCATGTACTGCATTGTATCTTCAAAACCCTGAACCGGGTTGAACTCTATATCTGTGAAGTATATCGTTTTAATATCTTTATCAAAGAACTGTGTACCTACTACATCTACAACATTGTTGTACTTAAACAGGCGGTAAAGCCTTTTTATCAGGTCTTCAGGATATGTCCTGTTTTTAACGTCTATCAGTAAGCCCCGCATCCGGATATCGAAGGGTCTGGTACCCCACCGCTCTATAACTAAGTTATCTGTACCGTTGACTTGCGTTTCTATCAAGTCCTTTTGCTGTGTGAAACTTATTAATGGCGGTGGAGCAAGTAACCCGTCAAAATCTTTAGCGTTTAGCATATCGCCAAACTTTACACTGTCTGACTCATACAGGAACTCTATATCTTCAAAGCTTCCTTCGCTTTCCGGATAGGTTACAAGACTATAGTCGTTAGTAACCCTTGCCTGAGAGGGGAGCTTAGTTGTTGCTAAGAACCCAAAAGCGGCAGCATACCTGCCGCTTAATGAAATAATCAGTTCCTGTGTCATAACAAATCTCCTGTCATTTTGTTACCTAATATTCCTTTTTCGGCTAAGAACTGAACCTGAGCCCACTTCTCAGCCCACTGCGTGTCGCTTAATTCTTCAGGGAAAGGGATATGTAAGAAGTGCGATATCATTGCATCTATCTTCATTATGGTATCCTTTGTATCGCTGAAGTTTAAGCCGGAGCAGTCGCTTAGAACTTTTTTACCCTACCGTCTCTAATTGGTATTAGCTCTGCAACTAATGAAACGGTAGTCATAAATAAAGCGTCATCGGCCAGTACTTCTTCAAGGTGTGTTTTTACACACTGCTTAATTAATATTTCCTGCGCTTTTTTAGGGTTAATGTCGATGTACTTCATGTACTGCGACATTGTAGCCCTGTCCGGAACTATAGCCACTACGTCATAGTACTCGGCTCCCGTATCACTTACAGGCACTTCAAGTATTCTTAACTTGTCAGCACCGTAAGCAGTTATAAATGCGCTTCTTTGTTCCGGGGTTATTGCCGGAGACTTGCATAAGCTTACAGCTTTTGCAGCTTTTTCAATTTTTGTTTCCTGAGGATTTGTTCCTGTCATAACTTTAATTATTAAATTGGGTTATTGTGGTCTATATCTAAAACAAACAGAGTGTATTGCTTATTTAAGCCCATATCTCCTGTTACATCACGGCCTTGGTTCTGGAACTTGGCCACGATGGTATCATTCACCGGAACGTTAAACTCGTTAATGAAAGTCACGTTAATATCAAAAGGAGCGATATTAAGAAGGTTACCGCCTGCCGCCTGTTCTACAGGCACGATATCATGCATCATTACCGTCATTGTAGCCGTTGGCGTTATCTTACCTCTTGACCATGAAGTCGCTTTAGACTTCAATGTATGGTTAAGCTGATGCTCCTGCTCGGTGTCGTATGTTATTTCCACCACTTCAATAGATACACCGTTAAAAGTTACTTCCACGTCCGCACTATCGTACGCCTTTCTATTTCTGATTACTGTAGACATTATGCTATATTTGTTCTGAGGTTAGACGTTCCTGTTATCTCCCCGATAGTGCCGTAAGGAACTATTACGTAAGAGGTTTTTAATACCTTTTCTGTCACAAGGTCACTGTTTGGGTCTACAAACATTTCCCCGGCAGAAATTTCTTTCCTGCGTACCATTCCGGCATACACTTCATCACCAAGCCCTTTAAAGTACTTTAGCACCCCAACAGGCAGTTTACCCGTTGCCGGGTCAACCGGATAAGACTTTTTAACCTTTGGCAGTAATGCCGTCCTTAAAAGCCTTATACTCTTATCGTGAGTACGGCCATAAGCGATAGTGTGCTGATTGATATTGCCTTCTGCATCCTCAATAATCTCCACACATACGTGGTCATTATTCCACCTTACACCCTCCATACCTGAGTAAACAAAACCGAATATATAACCCTTGTTTTCAAGTGTCTGAAGGTCACTAAACACCTCCTCAATTTTCTGATGAGATGAAAGCCCAGGAGTAAGCCATGTTCCAAGAGTGGCAGAGGTAAGATTAAAATCCTCGTTGTCTCCGATGTTTTGCTCAACCCTTGCCTTAGAGACTGTACCCAGTGCAGTACCCACATCTGCAAATTTTCGTGCATTGTCGGTTTTAGTGTCTGCATGGTCATAGTCCTGACCGATTACAATACTAACCTTAGGAGCTGCCACATTCTCAATTGCTCTTAAATCGGCTGCGGCTGCGGCTGCGCCTGTGTAGCTGTAGCCCTCAAGAACAATATTTAAAGGGAAGTGGTTGTTATACGCCCAGTCTGCTAAAGCCTGAGCTTTAGGGATTGAGTTGTACACGTCATCCGGAAGACCGTTAAGGGGAACTATTTCGCCTACAGGGTTTACAGCTATTGCCAACTGTCTTACCTCTCCTTTGGCAGCGATAAGCAACTGTTTTGCTTTATCGGCATCCTCCAGTATTTCTGCAATGGTAGTGGCCGCAGGCACAAGCATAACATAAAGCTTTTGGCCTTCTCCTGCCATTCTGTAAAACTCCTTCAGGTGGCGTGTTGCGTTTACGTTATTAGTTGCATCAAAGGCTGCTGTAAATCCGGCAGACGCTACATCTACCGAATTGAACAGCGTTTTAACCTCCCCGTGAACAGTTGTATCAGTTGCAGCACAGGCAATAATAATGGCCGAAATACCGTCGCTTGCATTAAGCGTATTTGCTCCAACCTGACCGTTGGATATTCCTACTCCGTCTAAATTTGCCATATCTTACTATTATTGCGCGTTTGTATTGTCTTGTGCCGGGTCTTTTACAGGCTCTTTAGCAGGTTCCGTACCCGGAGCCTCAAGCTCTTTTATTCTTGCCTCAAGGGCATCCTGAACAGTTTTCCTGTCATCTCCTTCAAACTCTTTAAGAGCTTCCAGAGTCTCAGCTGCTTTAATCGCCTTAACAGTTTTTGCAACGTTGGGGCGGTCTGGCTGTTCCTGCGCCTTAGAAGATTCTGTCTCCGTTACTACCGAAGCTTTAGGTATCTCGGTAATGTCTTCAGCCTTTTTAACACTGTTACGCGCTAAATTGCTGCTCGTAAAAAATTCCCCTCTATCATTAATGTAAAGAGTTTTTACTGTAGGGTTGGCCTTAAATATATTAGCGGCCAACGCCTTGTTTTTATCAGTTAACTTTGCCATATTTTTTATATGTTTTAAACGTCTGCTGAAAGAATAGCACCCTGTGCCCTTGTCTTACGCGGCAGAACGATGTAGTTATGACGAACGTTGTACAACCAAGCATGGTTCTGGGTTGTAGGCTCATCAGTATAGTTTTTAGTAGAACCCGCAGCTCTGAACATATCCGGAGCATAGAAGGATACAGTTGCCTGTACATCACCTGCAACCACCGCAGCCCCAAAGCTCTTTTTAGTAAGAGTGGCCAAAGTGTAATAAGGCATATCCACGTACATAAATGTCAGGAAGCCACAAAGGCGGGTGTTAAGTAATCCTGCATCATCGTGAGCAAGGTGGTCAGTCGACTTATTTGCATTGATACACTCAATAAGTAAATCATTGTAATGGTCTGATGTCAAAACCAACACGCGTTTAGCTAAAGGAATCTTTTTGCTGTCGTATTGTTTTTTATGGTCTACAAGGTCTTTCATTATCAGACGTTTCCTTCCGGTACCATCATCCGGGCCACTTGTAACAAGAACAGGCGTTGTTGCAGTTTCGGCAGCAGGCCCTAAAGCATGAACCGCCTTATTGTGCTTGGTGTCCATAATGGCGTTTTTGTGCTTCTCCTGTACAAGGCGTATCTTGTCGTATGCGATGTACTGAATCTCTAAATCACTAACCCTCGTAGCTTTGGTTGTGAAAGAGTCCAGAGATATAGGGATATCGTTATCGGTCTGGTCTGCAAAGCCAATAGGGTACGTGGTATTGTTTATTAGTACCTCCGGGTCAGCTCCTACATCAACCAAATGGATCACTTCGTTTTCGCCCCTTGTAGCTACCACGTGCCTTGACTCATCCGGGATAAGGTTAAGGAAGCTTGCAGCTTCTGCATCCCTGAAGTCCTGAACAAGTACATCCGTCCAAATCTCTTGATTAAGACCTTCCTGAGCGATACCTCTGAAGAACATAGGGTCTATAAACTGTACACCCGTACCGCCCGCAAAGACAACAAAGGCGATTACTGCCGGGTTACACCCCACTAAAGGGCTAAAGAACATCCCCGCCACAATAGCAAGCAGGAGGTTCATTAAAATTGCTGAGATTGATAATTTACGCTTCATATATAATTACTGATTTTTAAAAGGTTTATTGAACTTTGCCTGATACAGCTCACCGAATGACTCCGGGTTCTTTTGCGCCAATGCCTCAAGCTCCTGTGGTGCTTCTTTTTGGTACTTATCCCAATCCCAACCCTCACGAGCTGCGGTTGTATCAGAACCGGAACCACCTCCTTTAACCTGAGAGCTTAGCGGGGTTCTTTTACCCAGACCCTCAAGAACCGTCTCAAGTGCCTGTATACCTGAAGCCTTGCCAATGCTTTCGTAAGTCTCTCTTTGAGCTGCCGTAAACTTACCCGCAGCCTGACCTGCATCAAGCATGTTTTTTATTTGAGTATCCCTTTGTTCGTTCAGGGTTTTCTCAAGGGTTTCATACTTTGTTTTTTCGGCCTGTAGATTGCTTTGCAGCGTGGCCGTCTTGTTGTTAAAATGGTCTTCAATAGCCTGAATGACCGCTGTGTCAGATGATTGTTCATTTACGCCAACCAGTCCGAACTTAGCAATTACATCTTTTTTCATTTCTAAAGGGTTTTTATTGTCGTTATTATTGTTGTTGTCATTCCCGGCCAATAGTGCGGCAAATGAGTTAAAAGTCGTTGTAAGGTTGTCTGTGGGGTTCTCAACCTCGGTAGTAG
Proteins encoded:
- a CDS encoding phage holin family protein codes for the protein MKLIEHLNYLLKGFGYANTNDLCTTVFKLFYMKNLKVTLPLIVSLGTIREFIEGSLGLDIMVVGAFVWLCAAEFQTGIKVALKKKGERIQSRKLGRMFLKIGVYIQILALLYTFASKMESKVIVGFEINPFGWLYYIVFVGIVFQMVISYLENLSALGYAEAKGLHGVVLRKFNKWFEFDGTKNGDNIQ
- a CDS encoding M15 family metallopeptidase, giving the protein MRKKQSIFLKNVALLILWAYENGYELTAGELLRTEEQQQIYLKKGLTKTTHSRHQDKLAIDLNLFVNGVYQSQREPYKPLAEKWKSLHPDNVAGYDWGWDANHFEMKP
- a CDS encoding DUF6046 domain-containing protein produces the protein MTQELIISLSGRYAAAFGFLATTKLPSQARVTNDYSLVTYPESEGSFEDIEFLYESDSVKFGDMLNAKDFDGLLAPPPLISFTQQKDLIETQVNGTDNLVIERWGTRPFDIRMRGLLIDVKNRTYPEDLIKRLYRLFKYNNVVDVVGTQFFDKDIKTIYFTDIEFNPVQGFEDTMQYMLIARSIEPVTFTLINPNA
- a CDS encoding DUF2586 family protein produces the protein MANLDGVGISNGQVGANTLNASDGISAIIIACAATDTTVHGEVKTLFNSVDVASAGFTAAFDATNNVNATRHLKEFYRMAGEGQKLYVMLVPAATTIAEILEDADKAKQLLIAAKGEVRQLAIAVNPVGEIVPLNGLPDDVYNSIPKAQALADWAYNNHFPLNIVLEGYSYTGAAAAAADLRAIENVAAPKVSIVIGQDYDHADTKTDNARKFADVGTALGTVSKARVEQNIGDNEDFNLTSATLGTWLTPGLSSHQKIEEVFSDLQTLENKGYIFGFVYSGMEGVRWNNDHVCVEIIEDAEGNINQHTIAYGRTHDKSIRLLRTALLPKVKKSYPVDPATGKLPVGVLKYFKGLGDEVYAGMVRRKEISAGEMFVDPNSDLVTEKVLKTSYVIVPYGTIGEITGTSNLRTNIA
- a CDS encoding head maturation protease, ClpP-related, whose product is MIIKVKGNQIFVYGTIWEGDGTYFLDVFSRIDGTFPVIDIHLHCNGGSVFDGNLMYNSILTAKSPCDIYIDGVAASMAAILTLAARKVYMVENGFLMIHAPSGYTWGDAKKHESNADLLRSIEKNFTKKLIAKTGMTEKQAKELLVGDNWFNAEQAKEAKLIDDIIEPVTTTTEVENPTDNLTTTFNSFAALLAGNDNNNNNDNKNPLEMKKDVIAKFGLVGVNEQSSDTAVIQAIEDHFNNKTATLQSNLQAEKTKYETLEKTLNEQRDTQIKNMLDAGQAAGKFTAAQRETYESIGKASGIQALETVLEGLGKRTPLSSQVKGGGSGSDTTAAREGWDWDKYQKEAPQELEALAQKNPESFGELYQAKFNKPFKNQ